In Pseudobacter ginsenosidimutans, the following are encoded in one genomic region:
- a CDS encoding RNA polymerase sigma factor: MILRPLHNEIILLKQVSENHEPAFRQLYEGYAPGVYAVALQHLKLPHLAEDIVQSVFLKLWENRTELTSIQHFASWFYTIVRNTIVSSLRKQGSHETYINYLKERMEIAMDSPELHLMKKEQVKLVQQAVDQLSPQQRTAFKLQREEGLSYEEIGQRMGIATNTVRVHLHKAMESLRNYILTHSPNGAMVACLLPLILLDPNFF, encoded by the coding sequence TTGATACTCAGACCCCTTCATAATGAGATAATATTACTAAAACAAGTCTCGGAAAACCATGAGCCTGCTTTCCGTCAGTTGTATGAAGGTTATGCTCCCGGCGTGTATGCAGTAGCACTTCAGCATCTCAAATTGCCGCATCTGGCCGAAGATATCGTGCAGTCAGTTTTTCTCAAACTATGGGAAAACAGAACAGAGCTTACATCCATTCAGCATTTTGCTTCCTGGTTCTATACGATCGTTCGTAATACCATTGTAAGTTCCCTGCGCAAACAGGGCAGCCATGAAACCTATATCAATTACCTGAAAGAAAGGATGGAAATTGCCATGGACAGTCCTGAGCTGCATCTGATGAAAAAAGAACAGGTGAAACTGGTTCAGCAGGCCGTTGACCAGCTCAGCCCGCAACAGCGGACTGCTTTCAAATTACAAAGGGAAGAAGGACTGAGCTATGAAGAGATCGGGCAGAGAATGGGTATTGCCACCAATACCGTTCGCGTGCATCTTCACAAAGCCATGGAATCTTTACGGAATTATATACTCACGCATAGCCCGAATGGCGCTATGGTGGCCTGTTTGCTGCCCCTTATCCTGCTTGACCCGAATTTTTTCTAA
- a CDS encoding FecR family protein — MINKAEILSRYALRQVSPEEQQAFQEWMQTLDQQEFDALIDEYAAIVATLPDLNELSNPELLRSIHQEIAMKEWENTEQSVPRIPIWRSWRAAAAAIIILALSATIFLRLRNNSDQQLAERRSVPAHEIAPGKSGAILTLADGTKLVLDSMNNGVLADQNGSYVSMQDGQLKYSPSDSKAEDIAYNTMSTPRGRQFEITLPDGTHVWLNAASSIRYPTIFSAKNRKVELEGEAYFEVTKNAKQPFIVNASNKASIEVLGTSFNISAYENEKSLNTTLIEGSVKVNGSVIKPGQQARVTDALHIIGNADIDKVMAWQRGFFNFEGASLEEVMQQLERWYDIDVSYEKGIPGIEFGGEMSRNMTLNGVLIALEKSGIRYRLDGRKLIVLPK; from the coding sequence ATGATCAATAAAGCAGAAATATTATCCCGCTACGCATTGCGCCAGGTGAGCCCTGAAGAGCAACAAGCCTTTCAGGAATGGATGCAGACACTGGATCAGCAGGAGTTCGATGCGCTGATCGATGAATACGCAGCCATCGTGGCAACATTGCCCGATCTGAATGAACTCAGCAACCCGGAACTATTGCGTTCCATTCACCAGGAGATAGCCATGAAAGAATGGGAGAATACAGAACAATCCGTTCCACGCATCCCCATCTGGCGCAGTTGGCGGGCTGCAGCGGCCGCCATCATCATACTTGCTTTATCGGCCACCATTTTCCTCAGGCTTCGCAACAACAGTGATCAACAACTGGCAGAGAGAAGATCAGTACCTGCCCATGAGATCGCACCCGGAAAATCAGGTGCTATCCTCACGCTGGCAGATGGAACAAAGCTGGTACTCGACAGCATGAACAATGGCGTACTTGCAGATCAGAATGGATCATACGTATCGATGCAGGATGGGCAACTCAAGTATAGCCCATCCGATTCTAAAGCAGAAGATATTGCCTACAATACCATGTCAACGCCCAGGGGCAGGCAGTTCGAGATCACGCTGCCGGATGGCACGCATGTATGGCTGAATGCCGCCAGCTCCATCCGCTATCCTACAATCTTCTCAGCCAAAAACAGGAAAGTGGAACTCGAAGGCGAAGCTTATTTTGAAGTAACTAAAAATGCAAAGCAGCCTTTCATAGTGAATGCAAGCAACAAAGCCAGCATCGAAGTATTGGGCACAAGCTTCAATATCAGCGCCTATGAAAATGAAAAGAGCCTGAATACCACTTTGATCGAAGGAAGTGTAAAAGTGAATGGCTCTGTTATTAAGCCCGGCCAACAGGCACGTGTAACCGATGCGCTGCATATTATCGGTAATGCAGATATCGATAAGGTGATGGCCTGGCAGCGCGGCTTCTTCAACTTCGAAGGCGCTTCACTGGAAGAAGTGATGCAGCAACTGGAGCGCTGGTACGACATCGATGTGTCATACGAAAAAGGAATTCCAGGAATCGAATTCGGCGGAGAGATGAGCAGGAATATGACGCTCAACGGCGTATTGATCGCTCTCGAGAAATCGGGTATCCGTTACCGTTTGGATGGGCGAAAACTCATCGTGTTGCCCAAATAG
- a CDS encoding FecR family protein has protein sequence MSTPSAPYDELINRFVTEHLQPEEVDTFFAFLEEEGFRERYGNRVEQDLLQQTWEGWKNAQQAELLYQKIVQAGGIKQEAKAIVMHRSHFLRTAWFRYAAAVALLIIGAAAYFIFRPAATGKELALKKVEKENIVLPGSNKAVLTLSNGQKMDLGKDDAGTIRDGAMNIENQEGQLIYAGNATMDPGALNTITTPNGGMFQLLLSDGTKVWLNAASSITYPVAFSGSRREVSITGEAYFEVKQQKNKPFIVKTAGEEITVLGTAFNVNSYTDEPSIRTSLVEGAVKINNTILKPGQAYSNGVVAATDVRQDIAWKSGYFDFDKLPFDQALRQLARWYDVKIVYENGIPREEMFGKMERTLTLNDALGGLDGTVATFRLEGNTVRVTALLK, from the coding sequence ATGTCCACACCCTCTGCTCCATATGATGAATTGATCAACCGCTTCGTGACTGAACATTTGCAGCCCGAAGAGGTGGATACATTCTTTGCCTTCCTGGAAGAGGAAGGATTTCGCGAACGTTATGGCAACAGGGTGGAGCAGGATCTGCTTCAGCAGACATGGGAAGGATGGAAAAATGCACAACAGGCGGAGCTGCTGTACCAGAAGATCGTGCAGGCCGGAGGGATCAAACAGGAGGCAAAGGCAATTGTAATGCACCGTTCACATTTCCTCAGAACAGCCTGGTTCAGATATGCAGCGGCTGTCGCGTTACTGATCATCGGGGCTGCTGCTTACTTTATTTTCAGACCAGCTGCAACAGGCAAAGAACTGGCGCTGAAAAAAGTGGAAAAAGAAAATATCGTATTGCCTGGCAGCAACAAAGCAGTATTGACACTTTCCAACGGTCAAAAAATGGATCTGGGGAAAGATGATGCAGGCACTATCCGTGATGGCGCTATGAATATCGAGAACCAGGAAGGTCAACTGATCTACGCCGGCAATGCAACAATGGATCCAGGTGCTTTGAATACCATCACAACACCCAATGGCGGTATGTTTCAACTGCTGTTGTCCGATGGAACGAAAGTATGGCTCAACGCAGCCAGCAGCATCACGTATCCTGTAGCTTTCAGTGGCAGCAGGAGAGAGGTAAGCATCACCGGTGAGGCTTACTTTGAAGTGAAGCAACAGAAGAACAAACCCTTCATCGTGAAAACTGCCGGAGAAGAAATTACTGTTCTGGGTACTGCTTTCAATGTGAACAGCTACACTGATGAACCTTCAATCAGGACGAGCCTTGTTGAAGGTGCTGTAAAGATCAACAATACAATCCTCAAACCCGGTCAGGCCTACTCTAACGGAGTGGTGGCTGCAACCGATGTTCGTCAGGACATTGCGTGGAAATCCGGGTACTTTGATTTCGATAAATTACCTTTTGACCAGGCCCTCCGTCAACTGGCCCGGTGGTACGATGTGAAGATCGTATATGAAAATGGGATCCCCCGAGAAGAAATGTTCGGGAAAATGGAGCGTACTCTGACATTGAACGATGCATTAGGAGGTCTGGATGGCACAGTTGCCACTTTCAGGCTGGAAGGTAACACGGTCCGTGTGACTGCTTTACTGAAGTAA
- a CDS encoding RNA polymerase sigma factor: MPIKGSYEEKELLARLATGDKSAFDTLYHYYEPRLRLFLTPFTRSDAHLLNVILQDTFVKCWIKRNDLAGIEHLEYYLQRMAKNRLLDLLKLQKIQSNHIGHYAQLQEQSVQLTGNQLQLKEYMSIARRGIDALPERRREIFSLSVFDGLSIDEIAGRMNLSREVVKKQLQKARTFLKTYIAEKGDLPVIVGGLIIGSLHS, from the coding sequence TTGCCGATCAAAGGTTCATACGAAGAAAAAGAATTATTGGCACGCCTTGCAACCGGCGACAAATCTGCATTTGACACCCTCTATCATTATTATGAACCGCGGTTAAGACTCTTCCTTACTCCTTTTACACGATCCGACGCACATCTGTTGAATGTTATTCTTCAGGATACTTTTGTAAAATGCTGGATCAAAAGAAATGATCTGGCGGGGATCGAACACCTGGAATATTACCTGCAGCGTATGGCAAAGAACAGGTTGTTGGATTTACTGAAACTACAGAAGATTCAATCCAATCATATCGGCCACTATGCTCAGTTACAGGAGCAATCTGTTCAGCTCACCGGCAACCAGTTACAATTAAAGGAATACATGAGCATTGCTCGCCGGGGCATCGATGCACTGCCGGAGCGCCGTCGTGAGATCTTTTCCCTCAGCGTGTTCGACGGGTTGTCTATTGATGAGATCGCCGGCCGCATGAACCTGTCTAGAGAAGTAGTAAAGAAACAATTGCAGAAAGCCAGGACCTTCCTGAAAACATATATCGCTGAAAAAGGCGATCTGCCTGTAATAGTAGGTGGACTGATCATCGGCTCACTCCACAGCTAA
- a CDS encoding T9SS type A sorting domain-containing protein yields MKSIFYLPLSRGRKASTVRSFLMIPVLLFLYLCNYAQSPGGVSTGLRLWVKANAGTVVAGGKVTAWNDQSSGLRHLTTTSATYQPLAVAAGAEYNFNPYLSFDGDFLRYTGNVLPDNSGASIFSVASYTSGTAYNTLWDFYANDPTINTQGGRWLLYHSGAAYHSAPLLKGKPTLVNSHWQHNIAISTMMDINGLQQVMNKQVNTNGNNYFLGAGNTSSGEAWEGGIAENIVYDAPLAPTDQAKVNSYLAIKYGITLDADPGSAAVNYNYISSAGTTIWDGVANSSYHHDITGIGRDNASALMQLKSKSINDGSMVTLEIDPPSADGSFLVIGDNAGKGGLTTPYSPNSFTSAIPYFHFGRIWKVQETGVTGACTLHVVSTTATHLLVHNSEDFSTGTPVEIALVNGYADVDFSNGQYFTFAGPANAPGGVIQDLACWLKADAGTSSTTPGASVSGWQDQSGNGNTHTQATAGAQPTYVGAGGSFLMNYQPALRFDGTNDKMSAPAYINTQLPDNNAVHVFVVSRINANSSTAWQTTYGVIDSWVNALWYNRTPGNYLAGNQIADTKTGVLYGITSHIMPKTVGTTKVIWNGTVKTFSNLNYNNTGTTYSVGGDVANADFVGGDIQEVIVYKGAPNLDFDASNLAKIQTYLAIKYGISLDPAGQADYVLPNGTLIWTGADHPGYQYHIFGLGRDDNSALYQKQAFSYGDSSITVYLGSLAGLNNDNNAGIASNNSFLVLGDNNANGYTVVNYAAGKSFQNGATSKPLNALTSRIWKADATTQSSWSVNINTNKFRYASYVLVSADPAFPDATTRIYPVTSSVAENVVINDGEYFRFAAFVKAPGGVVNNLALWIKADAGLPASGKAGIWLDQSIAGKDLQQPNTTYQPTITSGTAVSNFNPVLTFDGNSIYRNQDLVQNTTGSGASIFSAARPTTITGTRTLWDFASNMPTLNVIGSNWNYWNLGGTHSVLPVAGQMQIANAHWLLGTTGSRLKEVNGNGEVATGSPVTPSTSQYLIGAGNTTNSEDWIGDIAENVVYNVKLTPAELVRINTYLAIKYGVTLRNTTTYQYEATDGTLIWDGAGSGSFHNNVAGIGADEMEDLNQKQSRSVNSGDQITVGLGEIAVDNISNTSVFNQDIAYLVWGDNGVTNANTTLVSDYGVGVNINHLNRVWRIENNRVNQVVRISIPNTLQPGALVGACEQYKLITSSSGTISGASITSIQPVAVDGSNYVVDYTFPAGVSYFTLARVDPASSGVVVLPSENTQADNFADCSTNEWIYFYADAAKAQKLTAMSDFTTAYLNNLTVDITPAGYGYASASRESSLMPRITTVTDATAGTFPAAKIRIYYSQEEMDNSMIPGAITNTWLKYSGNANAVIADLQNDGIFEAPFITALTPDASGVEDGVNYVEFHNITSFSSFIHVSTTEPLNILLPVKLGSFKAISTEAGILLNWTTVQELNNKGFAVERSVDGTNWQQLAFIPSAAKDGNSNTVLNYQFTDVAPANGINHYRLKQLDLDNRSDLSKIISVRYEGARKLSVTPNPLSNGFTVVSGLNIGDELRVLDQSGVQVYRQRAGAWQHRIDLRKQPAGIYYLEIIKGNNKELLKIIKQ; encoded by the coding sequence ATGAAATCCATTTTTTACTTACCTCTGAGTAGGGGGAGAAAAGCTTCTACTGTAAGAAGTTTTTTGATGATCCCTGTGCTGCTTTTTCTTTATTTATGTAATTATGCTCAAAGTCCCGGTGGCGTTTCAACCGGTCTCAGACTTTGGGTGAAGGCAAATGCCGGAACAGTTGTTGCCGGCGGTAAAGTGACCGCCTGGAATGATCAGTCGTCCGGTCTCCGTCATCTCACCACCACCTCCGCCACTTATCAGCCACTGGCTGTAGCGGCCGGGGCGGAGTACAATTTCAATCCATACCTTAGTTTTGACGGAGATTTCCTCCGTTACACTGGTAATGTTCTTCCTGACAATTCCGGGGCTTCTATTTTTTCTGTGGCCAGCTACACCAGCGGTACAGCTTACAACACGCTTTGGGATTTTTATGCCAATGATCCCACCATTAACACGCAGGGGGGGCGCTGGTTGCTTTACCACAGCGGAGCGGCGTATCACAGCGCGCCATTGCTGAAAGGCAAGCCTACCCTGGTCAACAGCCATTGGCAACACAATATCGCTATCAGCACCATGATGGATATCAATGGCCTTCAGCAGGTAATGAACAAGCAGGTGAATACCAATGGGAACAACTATTTCCTTGGTGCCGGTAATACCAGCAGCGGTGAAGCCTGGGAAGGCGGCATTGCTGAGAATATCGTGTATGATGCACCGTTAGCTCCCACTGATCAGGCAAAAGTGAATTCCTATCTGGCCATTAAGTATGGCATCACACTCGATGCCGATCCCGGCAGCGCAGCTGTCAATTACAATTATATTTCTTCGGCAGGAACTACCATCTGGGATGGTGTTGCCAACAGCAGCTATCACCATGATATCACCGGCATTGGCCGTGATAATGCTTCAGCCCTGATGCAGCTGAAATCGAAAAGCATCAATGATGGATCGATGGTTACCCTGGAAATTGATCCTCCCTCAGCTGATGGTTCATTTCTTGTCATTGGCGACAATGCAGGAAAGGGCGGGCTCACAACTCCGTATTCACCCAATAGCTTCACATCCGCTATTCCATATTTCCATTTCGGAAGGATCTGGAAAGTGCAGGAAACAGGCGTCACCGGTGCCTGCACCCTCCATGTTGTTTCAACTACTGCTACTCATCTGCTGGTGCATAACAGTGAGGATTTCAGCACAGGTACGCCGGTTGAGATAGCCCTGGTGAACGGATATGCGGATGTTGATTTCTCCAATGGACAATATTTCACTTTTGCAGGTCCGGCCAATGCTCCGGGAGGCGTGATCCAGGACCTGGCCTGCTGGCTCAAAGCCGATGCCGGCACCAGCAGTACAACACCCGGTGCATCTGTAAGCGGTTGGCAGGATCAGTCGGGTAACGGCAACACACACACGCAAGCAACTGCCGGAGCACAGCCCACCTATGTTGGCGCAGGAGGAAGTTTTCTCATGAACTACCAGCCGGCTCTCAGGTTCGATGGCACCAATGATAAAATGTCTGCACCGGCCTATATCAATACACAGCTTCCCGATAACAATGCTGTGCATGTTTTTGTGGTATCGAGGATCAATGCCAACAGTTCCACTGCCTGGCAAACCACTTATGGCGTGATCGATAGTTGGGTGAATGCACTCTGGTACAACAGAACGCCCGGCAATTACCTCGCCGGTAATCAGATAGCCGATACCAAAACGGGTGTACTGTATGGCATCACCAGTCATATTATGCCGAAAACTGTCGGTACCACCAAAGTGATCTGGAACGGCACTGTAAAAACTTTCTCCAATCTGAACTATAATAATACAGGCACCACTTATTCAGTAGGCGGAGACGTAGCCAATGCAGATTTTGTTGGAGGGGATATCCAGGAAGTGATCGTTTACAAAGGCGCTCCCAACCTGGATTTCGATGCCAGCAATCTTGCAAAGATCCAAACCTATCTCGCCATCAAATATGGTATTTCACTGGACCCCGCAGGACAAGCGGATTACGTTTTGCCGAATGGCACCCTGATCTGGACAGGCGCCGATCACCCCGGATACCAGTATCATATTTTCGGACTGGGAAGGGATGACAACTCCGCTCTCTATCAGAAACAGGCATTCAGTTATGGAGATTCTTCCATCACTGTTTATCTCGGCAGTCTGGCCGGGCTGAACAACGATAACAATGCAGGTATCGCCAGTAACAACAGCTTCCTGGTTTTAGGAGATAATAACGCCAATGGGTACACGGTAGTGAATTATGCTGCCGGCAAATCATTTCAGAACGGTGCTACCAGCAAGCCTCTGAATGCACTCACCAGCAGGATCTGGAAGGCAGATGCTACCACGCAAAGCAGCTGGTCTGTGAATATCAATACCAATAAATTCAGGTATGCCAGCTATGTGCTGGTGAGCGCCGATCCTGCTTTCCCTGATGCTACAACCCGTATCTATCCTGTTACCAGCAGTGTGGCAGAGAATGTGGTCATCAATGATGGTGAATACTTCCGCTTTGCTGCTTTTGTAAAAGCACCTGGAGGCGTAGTGAATAATCTGGCCCTGTGGATAAAGGCGGATGCAGGATTGCCCGCGAGCGGTAAAGCAGGCATATGGCTGGACCAAAGTATTGCCGGTAAAGACCTGCAACAACCCAATACCACTTATCAGCCAACCATCACCAGTGGTACTGCAGTCAGCAACTTCAATCCTGTGCTCACATTCGATGGTAATTCCATCTACCGCAACCAGGACCTGGTTCAGAATACAACCGGGTCAGGCGCTTCTATATTCAGCGCCGCAAGACCAACAACTATAACGGGAACCCGCACACTATGGGACTTTGCTTCCAATATGCCTACGCTGAATGTGATTGGCTCCAACTGGAACTACTGGAATCTGGGCGGAACACATAGTGTATTGCCTGTAGCCGGACAAATGCAGATCGCCAACGCACACTGGCTGTTAGGTACCACCGGTAGCAGGTTGAAAGAAGTGAATGGCAACGGTGAGGTCGCTACGGGTTCTCCTGTAACACCTTCTACCAGCCAGTACCTGATCGGGGCAGGTAATACTACCAATTCGGAAGACTGGATCGGAGATATAGCGGAGAATGTCGTTTACAATGTAAAACTTACTCCGGCAGAACTGGTCAGGATCAATACTTATCTCGCCATCAAATATGGTGTTACGTTGAGGAATACCACCACTTATCAATATGAGGCTACAGATGGGACCCTGATCTGGGATGGCGCAGGCAGCGGCAGCTTCCATAACAATGTGGCCGGTATTGGTGCTGATGAAATGGAAGATCTTAACCAGAAGCAATCGCGCAGCGTGAATTCCGGTGACCAGATCACAGTTGGGCTTGGAGAAATCGCAGTGGATAATATTTCCAACACATCCGTGTTCAACCAGGATATAGCTTATCTCGTTTGGGGTGATAATGGCGTCACCAATGCAAACACCACACTTGTGTCCGATTATGGTGTAGGAGTGAACATCAATCATCTCAACAGGGTATGGAGGATCGAAAACAACCGGGTGAACCAGGTGGTGAGGATCAGTATTCCTAATACATTACAACCGGGTGCGCTGGTGGGAGCCTGTGAGCAATACAAGCTGATCACGTCTTCTTCCGGAACTATCAGCGGTGCCTCCATTACATCTATCCAGCCGGTAGCTGTCGATGGCAGTAACTACGTGGTAGACTATACATTCCCGGCAGGCGTTTCTTATTTCACGCTGGCAAGGGTAGACCCTGCTTCTTCAGGTGTAGTTGTGCTGCCTTCAGAAAATACACAGGCTGATAATTTCGCCGATTGTTCCACCAATGAGTGGATCTACTTCTATGCAGATGCTGCAAAAGCACAAAAGCTGACTGCGATGTCTGATTTCACAACGGCTTATCTGAACAATCTCACTGTTGATATCACACCTGCCGGTTATGGTTATGCGAGTGCTTCCCGCGAATCTTCGCTGATGCCCCGCATCACTACAGTAACGGATGCAACGGCCGGAACTTTCCCTGCTGCGAAGATCAGGATCTATTACAGCCAGGAGGAAATGGATAACAGCATGATCCCCGGCGCTATCACCAATACCTGGCTCAAATACAGCGGTAACGCCAATGCGGTGATTGCCGATCTGCAGAATGATGGAATATTCGAAGCGCCATTCATTACTGCATTAACCCCTGATGCTTCCGGTGTTGAGGATGGAGTGAACTATGTGGAATTCCACAATATCACTTCCTTCTCTTCTTTCATTCATGTTTCCACCACAGAGCCTTTGAATATATTGCTTCCGGTGAAACTTGGATCATTCAAGGCCATCAGCACTGAAGCGGGCATCCTGCTTAACTGGACTACCGTTCAGGAACTCAATAACAAGGGCTTTGCTGTTGAACGTAGTGTTGATGGAACCAACTGGCAACAACTGGCATTTATTCCATCGGCAGCAAAAGATGGCAACAGCAACACGGTGCTGAATTATCAGTTTACAGATGTTGCTCCGGCCAATGGCATCAATCACTACAGGCTGAAGCAGTTGGATCTTGATAACAGAAGCGATCTTTCAAAGATCATTTCTGTGAGATATGAAGGCGCAAGGAAGTTGTCTGTTACACCTAATCCGCTGAGCAATGGATTTACAGTGGTGAGCGGATTGAATATTGGTGATGAGCTTCGCGTACTTGATCAGTCCGGTGTTCAGGTCTATCGTCAGCGCGCAGGTGCATGGCAACACAGGATCGATCTGCGCAAACAGCCTGCAGGCATTTATTATCTGGAAATCATAAAGGGAAATAATAAAGAATTATTGAAGATCATAAAACAGTAA